The segment CGAAGATCGGTTGGTCGTTTCCAACGGCTGCGTTTTCAATTCTAAAATCATCCACTGCGAAATCTTCACCCTCAACGTTAGTCGCTTCAATGCTGCCGGCCAGCGCCAAATACAGCGACACCCGAATCAATCTCAGATCCAGCTGAGCACTCAACAGCCGGCGTTGCAGGCTCTGCTGGCCCGTGATCGCGCTCAGCACATCCAGATACTCGACGTCGCCAATGAGATACTGTTCGCGAAGCTGAATCGACGCCTGTCCAGCCAGTTTGACTTGTTCCTCAAGATGTTCAATCTGCTTCAGCTGATATTTTTCCTGAGCCAACGCATCTTCGACCTCGCGAAAAGCCACCAAAACGGACTGTGCGTAGTCGTTGAACAGCTGATACTTGACCGCTCGATTCCGCTCGACCTCGGCTCGTCGCTGACCGCCATCAAACAGCGGAGCAATCAACTGGCCTCCCAATGAAACAAACCAGTCCTTAAAAAGTTCTTCCGGATTCTCGGCGATGTTCTGAATTGAGCCACCCAAATTCAGTCGCGGGTACTGGGCGCTGATCGCGGACGCAAGATCCTTGTCCGCGGCCATCAGTGCGTAATAATTCCGTTGGATATCCGGTCTTCGCAGAAGCAGTTCCGACGGAAACCCCGTGGTCGGCAGCGGTGGCATTTCTGGAAACAGCGTTCCCGATTCGTAGCTGGCCAGTTGCGGCATGTCGCCAAGCAGCACCGCCAATTGATGTTCGAGGACTTCGACTTGAAGCTCGACGACGACTTCCTGTTCCAGCGTGGACTCCAGAAGTTGACGTTGCCGCAACACATCAGCACTGCGGATCAGCCCCAGCCTGAAACGTTCTTCCTGCAATTCCAATCCGGTACGATTCGTCTTGATCTGCTCTTCCAGCAACTTAGCCTGCGCGTGAGCCTCGATCAGCGAAAACCAGACGCTGGTGATCTCGGCAGTGAGAGCCAGGGCTCCCGTGTGATAGTCCCAGCACTCGGCGATCGCGCGAAGCCGCTGAGCTTCGACTCGAGATTCGATCTCGCCCCACAAGTCGACTGGATAGCTGGCGTCGAGTCCGAAGTTGTAGGTCTCGCCGTTTTCGCCTGGCCCCATGTCGCTCCCGAAGCCAAGGATCCCGTCGATGTCCGGCCAGAAATCGGACGCTTCTCGCTGCGTGACGGCACGCGCGGCCTGGACTCGATATGTTGCCGACGCAAGTGAGTAGTTGTTGGTCAACGCGTCGTTGATCTGCAGATCCAGTTGCGGATCTTCGAACGCCGTCCACCATCGATTCGGCGCAATGTCACTTCCGCTTTCGGTAAACTCAGGCGACGTGTGCAGCGTCGGAATTGGACCTCGCGTGTTGCGGTCTGCGCAACCGCCGACCAACAGCATAACCAGTAGCCATTGGGCGACTCGAAGATTCATTTTGTGGATTCGGTTCATGCCACATGTTTGCGGTTTGGAAATTCACATCGCGACGGTCCGCGCGCAAGCGTGCTATGCGAGGACTTGTCCAACACTCGTTTACTGAAATGCTCAAGATGAGGCAATAGAAACCCGCGACGGTGAGGGAAGGGAGTGTGCCGCTGGATGCGTCAGGCTTCCGTTTCACGGGCATGACGGCAGTTATCGGGTTGGAATCGATTTCAATGGCGCCAATTCGTTGCGAAATAATGGCCCTTTAGTTAGCATTTGTGTAGTCAAATGAAAGGCAACATGAAAACAAAAACTAATCTGGTACTGTTGGTCGCGATACTGTTTGCGGCCTGCGATTCACTGGCCGCTCACGATGGGAAGCGACTCGACATCGTCGTGATCAACAATCAACTTTATGCGCAAGGCTATCTCAGCGGAACGGATCCGATCGATGATGGCGGCGGGATCGTGCGGCCCTACCTCAACGTGGTGCACGGTCATCTCTCCAACGTGGGATCGACGATCGCCAACTCGACGCTTCCGGGATTCGATCTCGACCTCGACAATGCGCCGCAACTTCTTGGCCACGACCTGACGCTGTCGCTGATGGGGGCAGGGAAGTGGGACGAACCGCCGCGGCAGGATGGAACCGGGCTGGCTCAGGATTTCGGCACTCCAGTCCTTTCAGATCTTAGCGTCGGTGAACTGCTCAGCATCAGCTTTCGCATAGAAAGCATCTCGACCGACAACCCTGGATCGATCACGTTGGGTAGTGACATTTCAGAAGACTTGCCCGACCTTGATCCAACTTACGAGGTCAACCTGCAGCCTGACAATGTGATCTACTTTCTGGAGTGGGAGCTTTCGACTTCCAATCCCGACATTCTGGCCAGCGAAACCATTTACACGATCCACTCACCGCCTGGCGTTGGGCCGGAAGAGCGATTGCATTTCCAGTCGTTGGCGCTCGAACGACATTTCGGAATCCAGGCGGTGCCTGAGCCCGGATCCGTTTGTTTGATTGCACTTGCGGGTGCTTCGCTGCTGATGGTGCGACGGCGATCGTAGTTCGGTTTTAACTGGCCGCGTACCATCCATCCGCCGGTTCATGTCGGCGGAGGTGCCACTCATTTCTGTTTCCAATACTTTCGCAGAAAGTCTTTCGATGAGTTCCGATGCCACGCCAAACCGTTCACCAAACCGTCGTCAGTTCCTTGCCGCGACCGCAAGTGCTGCGGCAATCACCGCGGCGCCGATGTTCATTCCGCGAACTTCGCTGGGGTACGGTCGAACCGCGCCGAGTGACCGGATCGCGATCGGAGCCATTGGTTGTGGTGGGAAAGGGCGTCACAACACGTCGGCTTTTCTTGCTGACGATCGCGTCCAGGTCATTGCGGCTTGCGATGTCGATGCCAATCATCTGAATCAGGGCGCTGACTTGATTGACGCGCATTACAAAAACAGCGACTGTGCGCGAGTTGAAGATCTTCGGGAACTAATCGCACGATCGGACATCGATGCAGTCCACGTTTCGACGCCTGATCACTGGCACTCGTTTGCTTCGGTTCGTGCGATGCAAGCTGGGAAAGACGTGTACTGCGAGAAACCGCTGGCGAACTCTTTCGGTGAAAGCAAAGCCATCCGCGACACGGCGATCAGGACTGGCCGAATTCTTCAATGCGGAAGCCACGAACGTTCCAACAACAATTGCCGCTTCGCAGCGGAACTGGTGCGCAGCGGCCGAATTGGAAAAGTTCATACGGTCAGGATACAGATGCCGTGCGAGCAAGACCATCACATGTCAGCGCGTGCGTTTCGGAAAAAGGCTGAGCCACAGGAAATCCCTGAAGGGCTGAACTGGGACATGTGGCAAGGGCACACCCATCCTGTTGCCTATTGGGAAAAGGGGTGCCATTTTTGGTGGCGTTTCATTCTCAACTATGGCGGTGGCGAAATGACCGACCGCGGTGCTCACATTATCGACATCGCTCAACTGGGGCTCAACCGTGATTCCAGTGGACCGGTAAGTTTTGAAGCCAAAGGAATTCAGGTCGCCGAAAGCCCTTACGATGCGTTCTGGGATTACGAGTTTACGAACACTTACGCTGACGGAACGAAACTGATCGGCACCACAGAAGGGCCGCGAGGTCTGAAGTTCGAGGGTGAAGACGGTTGGATCTTTGTCGCCATTCACGGCGGTGCGTTGTCTGCGTCTGATCCTGAAGTTCTGCCGCAGTCAGTGCGAGACGGAAAGCCAGTGGCGTTCGATCAGATTGATGATTCGTTAAAAGTCCAATTGGGACGAAGCGCCGGCCACCACAAAAATTTCATCGATTGCATCATCAGTCGAGCTGAGCCGATGGCGACTGCCGAAATAGGCCACCGGACCGCAACGATTTGTCATCTGAACAATATCGCCATGAAAGTCGGGCGCCCAGTGCGCTGGGATCCGGGCACAGAAGAACTGATTGGCGACTTCGAAGCGGGCGAGTTGCTGCTGCCGAACATGCGGGATCCCTGGCAAGTGTAATTGCTCGTTGGCGAACAGGGATCAGGTCGGTCATTCGGTCATTCGCTATTGCGGAGGGGCAGGGCAGCGGCCTGGATTTCGGGGACAGCGTTCTCCAGATCCTCGCTTGACTGCTGCAATTCAATTTCGGCTCGAACCGATTTCACTTGCTTTTCAAGCTCTCGCAATTCGTCCTGCTTGTCTTCCACCTGAGCCAACAGCTTCTGTAATCGTTTTTCTGGTGAAGTTCTCAGGATCCGGTGCACCAATTCCAGTACCAGAAACGCGCGAATGGTTTTCGCCAAAAGACCACGCATGCGGTACACGCGTCCCATTTTTGTCAGTTGCTGCAGTTTTGCGAACCGAGCAACCTTTGCCGCGCGGACTACTCGAAACGATCGAAGAAAGGAGACCAACGGCAGCAGAATAATCGCCAGATCGATCCAGTTCTTTTTGACATAGAACAGTTTCTTCTTCGTCGAGCTGACCATCAAGATGAACTCGTACGTAAACGCACACCAAATCAATCCCATGCTGATGCTCAACAGCAGCTTCAACCACATCGTTGACTGAAGCAGTTCCTGAAAACGGAACTCGATCAACAGGACAGGAAGAATCAACATCGCGATGATCAACATCGGCTTGCTGAACATCCGCTCCATCTCTTTGTGCAGAGCTTTTCCCGGAGCTCGCCAGCCCATTCGCGGCAGCCAGATCTTGCCTTCTTTGGCGGGAATGGATTTGGCCAAACGAAGTGGCGGACAAAGAATGCAGGACCAGCCGAATCTGTTCTTGCTCGGCATCGCATGACCCTTTGCCAGAGAGCGCACATAGAGTGGCTCGATCAGAAACAGCGGCCAGATCAGCAACAGTGCTCCAAGCAAAACATAGCCGGTTACCACTGCCGGATGTTTCCAGAATTCGTCGATCCACGAAATCGCGCCTTGCGAATCAGCAACCAGATTCGCATCCGTCGGATCGGGAAGCACGTCGACCCACGCGACGACCAAACCTGCGAGCAAAACCAAAAACACCAGCGACAGGCAAAACATTGGCTTGGCCAACGCATCAGCCGCCTCGGCCGCCGGATTGGGTTTGACCAACGGGGCATCCGTTTCTGCTTTCGAAGGTTGCTGTTCCAGTTCGGTCGGTTCCATAATGTCGGCGTATCTCTTGAGAGTTGAATTCGCGCGATTGGATTTGTCGGTCTTCATTTTATAGCGATTGCAGCTCGATTGAAATCGCGCCGGTCGCCGCCTGTCCTCGTATTGGTTGTGGGTTAAACCGAGCCCGTTCGAAGTTTCGGCTTTGCTCACCAAGGCTTGGAATCGCTTTCAGTCCCTCAGTCGGGCGATAGAGGCAAGGCTCGAAACGATTGAATTTTGGCTCAATTTGTTTGCATTCACTCTCAATTCGTCAGACTCCGTCAAGTCTTGGCAAAATTCCATCCGGAAGGAAAGAGCAGTTCTGCTTCGGATACGCTTGCACGATCACCCGAAATTGATCAGCGGCAAAATGAATAGCACGTAGATCAACGCCAGAATAATCTGGACCACCGCGTAAGGGATCGCTGCTTTCACAAACCCGGCAAAGGAAAGCGGCAGCTTGTGCTTGTGCATGATCGTCACCGCTACCAGCGTCGAAGCCGAACCGATCGGCGTGATGTTTCCGCCAAGGTTGGCTCCGAAGATAACGGACCACCACAAAGTTGAACTTTCGGGTGCGCCCAAGTTACTGAGGATACTGGCGAACATCGCGGCCAAGGGGATGTTGTCCGTGACGCTGCTGAAAAACGCGGATCCGACCAGCAGCAACGAAGCATCTTTCGCCGACGGATTTTCGGCCGAGATGTCCGTCATCACCATTTGCAAGCCGTCGCCGATGCGTTCCAGGACCAGCGCGTGCTCCATGACGTAGATCACCATGAACAGAGCGATGAAGAAGCCCAACAAATCCCAGTCCACCGCGCTGTAAAACCGGTTCACATCGGACTTGAATCGCCACAGCATGACCACCGCAAACGTCATCGCGACGAAACCCATGCCAAGCTTGCTGACTCCGGGCAAAGCCGACGTGGTTGCGATCGTGACGATGAACAGCAGCAACATCGCGACCGAAAATCGAAAGAATCCCCAGCTCTTCACACCATCGTTTTCGTCGAATCCGCTCACCAGAGACTTGGCTTCTTCTTTCTCCGATTTGTCTTTCAGTTTTTGAATGCCGAACAGCTTGGAACCCATCCATAGTGTCAAGAACGTCGCCACGACGACGAACGGAGCTGACTTGACGAAGAACGTGACGAAGCTGATGTCCGCCGCGGTCCCGACAATGATGTTGGGCACGCTACTGATTAGCGTAAGCAATCCGCCGACGTTGGTGAGCAGTCCTTCGATCAGCAGAAATCCCAGCAGCAGTTTGTTTCGCTTTAGTTTGTCCAGCGACACCGCCGTTAAGGATCCGACAATGATCATTGCGGTCACGTTGTTCAACACCGCCGAAAAAACGACCGTCATCAATCCGTAGAAGTACAACAACCGTCGCGGATCGCC is part of the Mariniblastus fucicola genome and harbors:
- a CDS encoding Gfo/Idh/MocA family protein, encoding MSSDATPNRSPNRRQFLAATASAAAITAAPMFIPRTSLGYGRTAPSDRIAIGAIGCGGKGRHNTSAFLADDRVQVIAACDVDANHLNQGADLIDAHYKNSDCARVEDLRELIARSDIDAVHVSTPDHWHSFASVRAMQAGKDVYCEKPLANSFGESKAIRDTAIRTGRILQCGSHERSNNNCRFAAELVRSGRIGKVHTVRIQMPCEQDHHMSARAFRKKAEPQEIPEGLNWDMWQGHTHPVAYWEKGCHFWWRFILNYGGGEMTDRGAHIIDIAQLGLNRDSSGPVSFEAKGIQVAESPYDAFWDYEFTNTYADGTKLIGTTEGPRGLKFEGEDGWIFVAIHGGALSASDPEVLPQSVRDGKPVAFDQIDDSLKVQLGRSAGHHKNFIDCIISRAEPMATAEIGHRTATICHLNNIAMKVGRPVRWDPGTEELIGDFEAGELLLPNMRDPWQV
- a CDS encoding TolC family protein, producing MNLRVAQWLLVMLLVGGCADRNTRGPIPTLHTSPEFTESGSDIAPNRWWTAFEDPQLDLQINDALTNNYSLASATYRVQAARAVTQREASDFWPDIDGILGFGSDMGPGENGETYNFGLDASYPVDLWGEIESRVEAQRLRAIAECWDYHTGALALTAEITSVWFSLIEAHAQAKLLEEQIKTNRTGLELQEERFRLGLIRSADVLRQRQLLESTLEQEVVVELQVEVLEHQLAVLLGDMPQLASYESGTLFPEMPPLPTTGFPSELLLRRPDIQRNYYALMAADKDLASAISAQYPRLNLGGSIQNIAENPEELFKDWFVSLGGQLIAPLFDGGQRRAEVERNRAVKYQLFNDYAQSVLVAFREVEDALAQEKYQLKQIEHLEEQVKLAGQASIQLREQYLIGDVEYLDVLSAITGQQSLQRRLLSAQLDLRLIRVSLYLALAGSIEATNVEGEDFAVDDFRIENAAVGNDQPIFDVDSRTVGVNEPINTANVDPNLDPPGREPFGSDRFSDLLPEESGVDESRFGQTRVNRSKTPVAPDANPQEIPLLERLRGTTNNE
- a CDS encoding ArsB/NhaD family transporter — protein: MDLLIANAHSVHWSVTTVFALLLVGLILCLALEEKIHAKKSIIAASFAAVCLLLGTFTGILSFEKIVVGSHRAELRANEEVEVLVYSDEDPDSSEVIEVTGEAHDESHQPANATEDHDDPDADDEDAEHTESDHHTLHLDGHRLSTPVYIPGVDWSVIAIILGSSLFVDVTSKSGLFTWIAVKVTKASGGDPRRLLYFYGLMTVVFSAVLNNVTAMIIVGSLTAVSLDKLKRNKLLLGFLLIEGLLTNVGGLLTLISSVPNIIVGTAADISFVTFFVKSAPFVVVATFLTLWMGSKLFGIQKLKDKSEKEEAKSLVSGFDENDGVKSWGFFRFSVAMLLLFIVTIATTSALPGVSKLGMGFVAMTFAVVMLWRFKSDVNRFYSAVDWDLLGFFIALFMVIYVMEHALVLERIGDGLQMVMTDISAENPSAKDASLLLVGSAFFSSVTDNIPLAAMFASILSNLGAPESSTLWWSVIFGANLGGNITPIGSASTLVAVTIMHKHKLPLSFAGFVKAAIPYAVVQIILALIYVLFILPLINFG
- a CDS encoding PEP-CTERM sorting domain-containing protein (PEP-CTERM proteins occur, often in large numbers, in the proteomes of bacteria that also encode an exosortase, a predicted intramembrane cysteine proteinase. The presence of a PEP-CTERM domain at a protein's C-terminus predicts cleavage within the sorting domain, followed by covalent anchoring to some some component of the (usually Gram-negative) cell surface. Many PEP-CTERM proteins exhibit an unusual sequence composition that includes large numbers of potential glycosylation sites. Expression of one such protein has been shown restore the ability of a bacterium to form floc, a type of biofilm.), which gives rise to MKTKTNLVLLVAILFAACDSLAAHDGKRLDIVVINNQLYAQGYLSGTDPIDDGGGIVRPYLNVVHGHLSNVGSTIANSTLPGFDLDLDNAPQLLGHDLTLSLMGAGKWDEPPRQDGTGLAQDFGTPVLSDLSVGELLSISFRIESISTDNPGSITLGSDISEDLPDLDPTYEVNLQPDNVIYFLEWELSTSNPDILASETIYTIHSPPGVGPEERLHFQSLALERHFGIQAVPEPGSVCLIALAGASLLMVRRRS